One genomic window of Oncorhynchus keta strain PuntledgeMale-10-30-2019 unplaced genomic scaffold, Oket_V2 Un_contig_15490_pilon_pilon, whole genome shotgun sequence includes the following:
- the LOC127918991 gene encoding keratin-associated protein 4-6-like isoform X12, which produces MLWCVVLCYVVVCCASLCYEVLWCVVLCYVVVCCASLCYEVLWCVVLCYVVVCCASLCYEVLWCVVLCYVVVCCASLCYEVLWCVVLCYVVVCCASLCYEVLCYGVLYCAMLWCAVLRYVMRCYGVLYCAMLWCAVLRYVMLCYASLWSAMLWCAVLCYGMVCYVSVCYVILCYVMVYCAMLLCTVLYYSVMYCAMIWCTVLLWCTMLCYVVLYYVSVYYAMLYCAMLWCAVLWCTVLCYGVLCYGVLYYVSTVQQHSIHYVMVCCTMVYCTMLLCTVLCYGVLCYAMVYCTMLWCAVLCYGVLCYDKVYYTMLCYGVILCYVMLWCDTVLCYGVILCYVK; this is translated from the exons ATGTTATGGTGTGTTGTACTGTGCTATGTTGTGGTGTGCTGTGCTTCGCTATGTtatgag gtgttatggtgtgttgtacTGTGCTATGTTGTGGTGTGCTGTGCTTCGCTATGTTATGAG gtgttatggtgtgttgtacTGTGCTATGTTGTGGTGTGCTGTGCTTCGCTATGTTATGAG gtgttatggtgtgttgtacTGTGCTATGTTGTGGTGTGCTGTGCTTCGCTATGTtatgaggtgttatggtgtgttgtacTGTGCTATGTTGTGGTGTGCTGTGCTTCGCTATGTTATGAGGTGCTATGTTATGGTGTGTTGTACTGTGCTATGTTATGGTGTGCTGTGCTTCGCTATGTtatgaggtgttatggtgtgttgtacTGTGCTATGTTGTGGTGTGCTGTGCTTCGCTATGTTATGCTGTGCTATGCTAGTTTATGGTCTGCTATGTTATGGTGTGCTGTGCTATGTTATGGTATGGTATGCTATGTTAGTGTATGCTATGTTATACTGTGCTATGTTATGGTGTACTGTGCTATGTTATTGTGTACTGTGCTATATTATTCTGTGATGTACTGTGCTATGATATGGTGTACTGTACTATTATGGTGTACTATGCTATGTTATGTTGTGCTTTACTATGTTAGTGTATACTATGCTATGTTGTACTGTGCTATGTTATGGTGTGCTGTACTATGGTGTACTGTGCTATGTTATGGTGTGCTATGTTATGGTGTGCTATACTATGTTAGCACAGTACAACAGCATAGTATACACTATGTTATGGTGTGCTGTACTATGGTGTACTGTACTATGTTATTGTGTACTGTGCTGTGTTATGGTGTACTGTGCTATGCTATGGTGTACTGTACTATGTTGTGGTGTGCTGTGCTTTGCTATGGTGTACTGTGCTATGATAAGGTGTACTATACTATGCTGTGTTATGGTGTGATACTGTGCTATGTTATGTTATGGTGTGATACTGTGCTATGTTATGGTGTGATACTGTGCTATGTTAAATGA
- the LOC127918991 gene encoding keratin-associated protein 4-7-like isoform X6 produces MLWCVVLCYVVVCCASLCYEVLWCVVLCYVVVCCASLCYEVLWCVVLCYVVVCCASLCYEVLWCVVLCYVVVCCASLCYEVLWCVVLCYVVVCCASLCYEVLWCVVLCYVVVCCASLCYEVLCYGVLYCAMLWCAVLRYVMRCYGVLYCAMLWCAVLRYVMLCYASLWSAMLWCAVLCYGMVCYVSVCYVILCYVMVYCAMLLCTVLYYSVMYCAMIWCTVLLWCTMLCYVVLYYVSVYYAMLYCAMLWCAVLWCTVLCYGVLCYGVLYYVSTVQQHSIHYVMVCCTMVYCTMLLCTVLCYGVLCYAMVYCTMLWCAVLCYGVLCYDKVYYTMLCYGVILCYVMLWCDTVLCYGVILCYVK; encoded by the exons ATGTTATGGTGTGTTGTACTGTGCTATGTTGTGGTGTGCTGTGCTTCGCTATGTtatgaggtgttatggtgtgttgtacTGTGCTATGTTGTGGTGTGCTGTGCTTCGCTATGTtatgaggtgttatggtgtgttgtacTGTGCTATGTTGTGGTGTGCTGTGCTTCGCTATGTtatgag gtgttatggtgtgttgtacTGTGCTATGTTGTGGTGTGCTGTGCTTCGCTATGTTATGAG gtgttatggtgtgttgtacTGTGCTATGTTGTGGTGTGCTGTGCTTCGCTATGTtatgaggtgttatggtgtgttgtacTGTGCTATGTTGTGGTGTGCTGTGCTTCGCTATGTTATGAGGTGCTATGTTATGGTGTGTTGTACTGTGCTATGTTATGGTGTGCTGTGCTTCGCTATGTtatgaggtgttatggtgtgttgtacTGTGCTATGTTGTGGTGTGCTGTGCTTCGCTATGTTATGCTGTGCTATGCTAGTTTATGGTCTGCTATGTTATGGTGTGCTGTGCTATGTTATGGTATGGTATGCTATGTTAGTGTATGCTATGTTATACTGTGCTATGTTATGGTGTACTGTGCTATGTTATTGTGTACTGTGCTATATTATTCTGTGATGTACTGTGCTATGATATGGTGTACTGTACTATTATGGTGTACTATGCTATGTTATGTTGTGCTTTACTATGTTAGTGTATACTATGCTATGTTGTACTGTGCTATGTTATGGTGTGCTGTACTATGGTGTACTGTGCTATGTTATGGTGTGCTATGTTATGGTGTGCTATACTATGTTAGCACAGTACAACAGCATAGTATACACTATGTTATGGTGTGCTGTACTATGGTGTACTGTACTATGTTATTGTGTACTGTGCTGTGTTATGGTGTACTGTGCTATGCTATGGTGTACTGTACTATGTTGTGGTGTGCTGTGCTTTGCTATGGTGTACTGTGCTATGATAAGGTGTACTATACTATGCTGTGTTATGGTGTGATACTGTGCTATGTTATGTTATGGTGTGATACTGTGCTATGTTATGGTGTGATACTGTGCTATGTTAAATGA
- the LOC127918991 gene encoding keratin-associated protein 4-11-like isoform X15, with product MLWCVVLCYVVVCCASLCYEVLWCVVLCYVVVCCASLCYEVLWCVVLCYVVVCCASLCYEVLWCVVLCYVVVCCASLCYEVLCYGVLYCAMLWCAVLRYVMRCYGVLYCAMLWCAVLRYVMLCYASLWSAMLWCAVLCYGMVCYVSVCYVILCYVMVYCAMLLCTVLYYSVMYCAMIWCTVLLWCTMLCYVVLYYVSVYYAMLYCAMLWCAVLWCTVLCYGVLCYGVLYYVSTVQQHSIHYVMVCCTMVYCTMLLCTVLCYGVLCYAMVYCTMLWCAVLCYGVLCYDKVYYTMLCYGVILCYVMLWCDTVLCYGVILCYVK from the exons ATGTTATGGTGTGTTGTACTGTGCTATGTTGTGGTGTGCTGTGCTTCGCTATGTTATGAG gtgttatggtgtgttgtacTGTGCTATGTTGTGGTGTGCTGTGCTTCGCTATGTTATGAG gtgttatggtgtgttgtacTGTGCTATGTTGTGGTGTGCTGTGCTTCGCTATGTtatgaggtgttatggtgtgttgtacTGTGCTATGTTGTGGTGTGCTGTGCTTCGCTATGTTATGAGGTGCTATGTTATGGTGTGTTGTACTGTGCTATGTTATGGTGTGCTGTGCTTCGCTATGTtatgaggtgttatggtgtgttgtacTGTGCTATGTTGTGGTGTGCTGTGCTTCGCTATGTTATGCTGTGCTATGCTAGTTTATGGTCTGCTATGTTATGGTGTGCTGTGCTATGTTATGGTATGGTATGCTATGTTAGTGTATGCTATGTTATACTGTGCTATGTTATGGTGTACTGTGCTATGTTATTGTGTACTGTGCTATATTATTCTGTGATGTACTGTGCTATGATATGGTGTACTGTACTATTATGGTGTACTATGCTATGTTATGTTGTGCTTTACTATGTTAGTGTATACTATGCTATGTTGTACTGTGCTATGTTATGGTGTGCTGTACTATGGTGTACTGTGCTATGTTATGGTGTGCTATGTTATGGTGTGCTATACTATGTTAGCACAGTACAACAGCATAGTATACACTATGTTATGGTGTGCTGTACTATGGTGTACTGTACTATGTTATTGTGTACTGTGCTGTGTTATGGTGTACTGTGCTATGCTATGGTGTACTGTACTATGTTGTGGTGTGCTGTGCTTTGCTATGGTGTACTGTGCTATGATAAGGTGTACTATACTATGCTGTGTTATGGTGTGATACTGTGCTATGTTATGTTATGGTGTGATACTGTGCTATGTTATGGTGTGATACTGTGCTATGTTAAATGA
- the LOC127918991 gene encoding keratin-associated protein 4-6-like isoform X13: MLWCVVLCYVVVCCASLCYEVLWCVVLCYVVVCCASLCYEVLWCVVLCYVVVCCASLCYEVLWCVVLCYVVVCCASLCYEVLWCVVLCYVVVCCASLCYEVLCYGVLYCAMLWCAVLRYVMRCYGVLYCAMLWCAVLRYVMLCYASLWSAMLWCAVLCYGMVCYVSVCYVILCYVMVYCAMLLCTVLYYSVMYCAMIWCTVLLWCTMLCYVVLYYVSVYYAMLYCAMLWCAVLWCTVLCYGVLCYGVLYYVSTVQQHSIHYVMVCCTMVYCTMLLCTVLCYGVLCYAMVYCTMLWCAVLCYGVLCYDKVYYTMLCYGVILCYVMLWCDTVLCYGVILCYVK; the protein is encoded by the exons ATGTTATGGTGTGTTGTACTGTGCTATGTTGTGGTGTGCTGTGCTTCGCTATGTTATGAG gtgttatggtgtgttgtacTGTGCTATGTTGTGGTGTGCTGTGCTTCGCTATGTTATGAG gtgttatggtgtgttgtacTGTGCTATGTTGTGGTGTGCTGTGCTTCGCTATGTTATGAG gtgttatggtgtgttgtacTGTGCTATGTTGTGGTGTGCTGTGCTTCGCTATGTtatgaggtgttatggtgtgttgtacTGTGCTATGTTGTGGTGTGCTGTGCTTCGCTATGTTATGAGGTGCTATGTTATGGTGTGTTGTACTGTGCTATGTTATGGTGTGCTGTGCTTCGCTATGTtatgaggtgttatggtgtgttgtacTGTGCTATGTTGTGGTGTGCTGTGCTTCGCTATGTTATGCTGTGCTATGCTAGTTTATGGTCTGCTATGTTATGGTGTGCTGTGCTATGTTATGGTATGGTATGCTATGTTAGTGTATGCTATGTTATACTGTGCTATGTTATGGTGTACTGTGCTATGTTATTGTGTACTGTGCTATATTATTCTGTGATGTACTGTGCTATGATATGGTGTACTGTACTATTATGGTGTACTATGCTATGTTATGTTGTGCTTTACTATGTTAGTGTATACTATGCTATGTTGTACTGTGCTATGTTATGGTGTGCTGTACTATGGTGTACTGTGCTATGTTATGGTGTGCTATGTTATGGTGTGCTATACTATGTTAGCACAGTACAACAGCATAGTATACACTATGTTATGGTGTGCTGTACTATGGTGTACTGTACTATGTTATTGTGTACTGTGCTGTGTTATGGTGTACTGTGCTATGCTATGGTGTACTGTACTATGTTGTGGTGTGCTGTGCTTTGCTATGGTGTACTGTGCTATGATAAGGTGTACTATACTATGCTGTGTTATGGTGTGATACTGTGCTATGTTATGTTATGGTGTGATACTGTGCTATGTTATGGTGTGATACTGTGCTATGTTAAATGA
- the LOC127918991 gene encoding keratin-associated protein 4-5-like isoform X17: protein MLWCVVLCYVVVCCASLCYEVLWCVVLCYVVVCCASLCYEVLWCVVLCYVVVCCASLCYEVLCYGVLYCAMLWCAVLRYVMRCYGVLYCAMLWCAVLRYVMLCYASLWSAMLWCAVLCYGMVCYVSVCYVILCYVMVYCAMLLCTVLYYSVMYCAMIWCTVLLWCTMLCYVVLYYVSVYYAMLYCAMLWCAVLWCTVLCYGVLCYGVLYYVSTVQQHSIHYVMVCCTMVYCTMLLCTVLCYGVLCYAMVYCTMLWCAVLCYGVLCYDKVYYTMLCYGVILCYVMLWCDTVLCYGVILCYVK, encoded by the exons ATGTTATGGTGTGTTGTACTGTGCTATGTTGTGGTGTGCTGTGCTTCGCTATGTTATGAG gtgttatggtgtgttgtacTGTGCTATGTTGTGGTGTGCTGTGCTTCGCTATGTtatgaggtgttatggtgtgttgtacTGTGCTATGTTGTGGTGTGCTGTGCTTCGCTATGTTATGAGGTGCTATGTTATGGTGTGTTGTACTGTGCTATGTTATGGTGTGCTGTGCTTCGCTATGTtatgaggtgttatggtgtgttgtacTGTGCTATGTTGTGGTGTGCTGTGCTTCGCTATGTTATGCTGTGCTATGCTAGTTTATGGTCTGCTATGTTATGGTGTGCTGTGCTATGTTATGGTATGGTATGCTATGTTAGTGTATGCTATGTTATACTGTGCTATGTTATGGTGTACTGTGCTATGTTATTGTGTACTGTGCTATATTATTCTGTGATGTACTGTGCTATGATATGGTGTACTGTACTATTATGGTGTACTATGCTATGTTATGTTGTGCTTTACTATGTTAGTGTATACTATGCTATGTTGTACTGTGCTATGTTATGGTGTGCTGTACTATGGTGTACTGTGCTATGTTATGGTGTGCTATGTTATGGTGTGCTATACTATGTTAGCACAGTACAACAGCATAGTATACACTATGTTATGGTGTGCTGTACTATGGTGTACTGTACTATGTTATTGTGTACTGTGCTGTGTTATGGTGTACTGTGCTATGCTATGGTGTACTGTACTATGTTGTGGTGTGCTGTGCTTTGCTATGGTGTACTGTGCTATGATAAGGTGTACTATACTATGCTGTGTTATGGTGTGATACTGTGCTATGTTATGTTATGGTGTGATACTGTGCTATGTTATGGTGTGATACTGTGCTATGTTAAATGA
- the LOC127918991 gene encoding keratin-associated protein 4-6-like isoform X10, with translation MLWCVVLCYVVVCCASLCYEVLWCVVLCYVVVCCASLCYEVLWCVVLCYVVVCCASLCYEVLWCVVLCYVVVCCASLCYEVLWCVVLCYVVVCCASLCYEVLCYGVLYCAMLWCAVLRYVMRCYGVLYCAMLWCAVLRYVMLCYASLWSAMLWCAVLCYGMVCYVSVCYVILCYVMVYCAMLLCTVLYYSVMYCAMIWCTVLLWCTMLCYVVLYYVSVYYAMLYCAMLWCAVLWCTVLCYGVLCYGVLYYVSTVQQHSIHYVMVCCTMVYCTMLLCTVLCYGVLCYAMVYCTMLWCAVLCYGVLCYDKVYYTMLCYGVILCYVMLWCDTVLCYGVILCYVK, from the exons ATGTTATGGTGTGTTGTACTGTGCTATGTTGTGGTGTGCTGTGCTTCGCTATGTtatgaggtgttatggtgtgttgtacTGTGCTATGTTGTGGTGTGCTGTGCTTCGCTATGTtatgaggtgttatggtgtgttgtacTGTGCTATGTTGTGGTGTGCTGTGCTTCGCTATGTtatgag gtgttatggtgtgttgtacTGTGCTATGTTGTGGTGTGCTGTGCTTCGCTATGTtatgaggtgttatggtgtgttgtacTGTGCTATGTTGTGGTGTGCTGTGCTTCGCTATGTTATGAGGTGCTATGTTATGGTGTGTTGTACTGTGCTATGTTATGGTGTGCTGTGCTTCGCTATGTtatgaggtgttatggtgtgttgtacTGTGCTATGTTGTGGTGTGCTGTGCTTCGCTATGTTATGCTGTGCTATGCTAGTTTATGGTCTGCTATGTTATGGTGTGCTGTGCTATGTTATGGTATGGTATGCTATGTTAGTGTATGCTATGTTATACTGTGCTATGTTATGGTGTACTGTGCTATGTTATTGTGTACTGTGCTATATTATTCTGTGATGTACTGTGCTATGATATGGTGTACTGTACTATTATGGTGTACTATGCTATGTTATGTTGTGCTTTACTATGTTAGTGTATACTATGCTATGTTGTACTGTGCTATGTTATGGTGTGCTGTACTATGGTGTACTGTGCTATGTTATGGTGTGCTATGTTATGGTGTGCTATACTATGTTAGCACAGTACAACAGCATAGTATACACTATGTTATGGTGTGCTGTACTATGGTGTACTGTACTATGTTATTGTGTACTGTGCTGTGTTATGGTGTACTGTGCTATGCTATGGTGTACTGTACTATGTTGTGGTGTGCTGTGCTTTGCTATGGTGTACTGTGCTATGATAAGGTGTACTATACTATGCTGTGTTATGGTGTGATACTGTGCTATGTTATGTTATGGTGTGATACTGTGCTATGTTATGGTGTGATACTGTGCTATGTTAAATGA
- the LOC127918991 gene encoding keratin-associated protein 4-11-like isoform X14, which produces MLWCVVLCYVMVCCAWLCYEVLWCVVLCYVVVCCASLCYEVLWCVVLCYVVVCCASLCYEVLWCVVLCYVVVCCASLCYEVLCYGVLYCAMLWCAVLRYVMRCYGVLYCAMLWCAVLRYVMLCYASLWSAMLWCAVLCYGMVCYVSVCYVILCYVMVYCAMLLCTVLYYSVMYCAMIWCTVLLWCTMLCYVVLYYVSVYYAMLYCAMLWCAVLWCTVLCYGVLCYGVLYYVSTVQQHSIHYVMVCCTMVYCTMLLCTVLCYGVLCYAMVYCTMLWCAVLCYGVLCYDKVYYTMLCYGVILCYVMLWCDTVLCYGVILCYVK; this is translated from the exons ATGTTATGGTGTGTTGTACTGTGCTATGTTATGGTGTGCTGTGCTTGGCTATGTtatgaggtgttatggtgtgttgtacTGTGCTATGTTGTGGTGTGCTGTGCTTCGCTATGTTATGAG gtgttatggtgtgttgtacTGTGCTATGTTGTGGTGTGCTGTGCTTCGCTATGTtatgaggtgttatggtgtgttgtacTGTGCTATGTTGTGGTGTGCTGTGCTTCGCTATGTTATGAGGTGCTATGTTATGGTGTGTTGTACTGTGCTATGTTATGGTGTGCTGTGCTTCGCTATGTtatgaggtgttatggtgtgttgtacTGTGCTATGTTGTGGTGTGCTGTGCTTCGCTATGTTATGCTGTGCTATGCTAGTTTATGGTCTGCTATGTTATGGTGTGCTGTGCTATGTTATGGTATGGTATGCTATGTTAGTGTATGCTATGTTATACTGTGCTATGTTATGGTGTACTGTGCTATGTTATTGTGTACTGTGCTATATTATTCTGTGATGTACTGTGCTATGATATGGTGTACTGTACTATTATGGTGTACTATGCTATGTTATGTTGTGCTTTACTATGTTAGTGTATACTATGCTATGTTGTACTGTGCTATGTTATGGTGTGCTGTACTATGGTGTACTGTGCTATGTTATGGTGTGCTATGTTATGGTGTGCTATACTATGTTAGCACAGTACAACAGCATAGTATACACTATGTTATGGTGTGCTGTACTATGGTGTACTGTACTATGTTATTGTGTACTGTGCTGTGTTATGGTGTACTGTGCTATGCTATGGTGTACTGTACTATGTTGTGGTGTGCTGTGCTTTGCTATGGTGTACTGTGCTATGATAAGGTGTACTATACTATGCTGTGTTATGGTGTGATACTGTGCTATGTTATGTTATGGTGTGATACTGTGCTATGTTATGGTGTGATACTGTGCTATGTTAAATGA
- the LOC127918991 gene encoding keratin-associated protein 4-6-like isoform X11: protein MLWCVVLCYVMVCCAWLCYEVLWCVVLCYVVVCCASLCYEVLWCVVLCYVVVCCASLCYEVLWCVVLCYVVVCCASLCYEVLWCVVLCYVVVCCASLCYEVLCYGVLYCAMLWCAVLRYVMRCYGVLYCAMLWCAVLRYVMLCYASLWSAMLWCAVLCYGMVCYVSVCYVILCYVMVYCAMLLCTVLYYSVMYCAMIWCTVLLWCTMLCYVVLYYVSVYYAMLYCAMLWCAVLWCTVLCYGVLCYGVLYYVSTVQQHSIHYVMVCCTMVYCTMLLCTVLCYGVLCYAMVYCTMLWCAVLCYGVLCYDKVYYTMLCYGVILCYVMLWCDTVLCYGVILCYVK from the exons ATGTTATGGTGTGTTGTACTGTGCTATGTTATGGTGTGCTGTGCTTGGCTATGTtatgaggtgttatggtgtgttgtacTGTGCTATGTTGTGGTGTGCTGTGCTTCGCTATGTTATGAG gtgttatggtgtgttgtacTGTGCTATGTTGTGGTGTGCTGTGCTTCGCTATGTTATGAG gtgttatggtgtgttgtacTGTGCTATGTTGTGGTGTGCTGTGCTTCGCTATGTtatgaggtgttatggtgtgttgtacTGTGCTATGTTGTGGTGTGCTGTGCTTCGCTATGTTATGAGGTGCTATGTTATGGTGTGTTGTACTGTGCTATGTTATGGTGTGCTGTGCTTCGCTATGTtatgaggtgttatggtgtgttgtacTGTGCTATGTTGTGGTGTGCTGTGCTTCGCTATGTTATGCTGTGCTATGCTAGTTTATGGTCTGCTATGTTATGGTGTGCTGTGCTATGTTATGGTATGGTATGCTATGTTAGTGTATGCTATGTTATACTGTGCTATGTTATGGTGTACTGTGCTATGTTATTGTGTACTGTGCTATATTATTCTGTGATGTACTGTGCTATGATATGGTGTACTGTACTATTATGGTGTACTATGCTATGTTATGTTGTGCTTTACTATGTTAGTGTATACTATGCTATGTTGTACTGTGCTATGTTATGGTGTGCTGTACTATGGTGTACTGTGCTATGTTATGGTGTGCTATGTTATGGTGTGCTATACTATGTTAGCACAGTACAACAGCATAGTATACACTATGTTATGGTGTGCTGTACTATGGTGTACTGTACTATGTTATTGTGTACTGTGCTGTGTTATGGTGTACTGTGCTATGCTATGGTGTACTGTACTATGTTGTGGTGTGCTGTGCTTTGCTATGGTGTACTGTGCTATGATAAGGTGTACTATACTATGCTGTGTTATGGTGTGATACTGTGCTATGTTATGTTATGGTGTGATACTGTGCTATGTTATGGTGTGATACTGTGCTATGTTAAATGA
- the LOC127918991 gene encoding keratin-associated protein 4-7-like isoform X9, whose amino-acid sequence MLWCVVLCYVMVCCAWLCYEVLWCVVLCYVVVCCASLCYEVLWCVVLCYVVVCCASLCYEVLWCVVLCYVVVCCASLCYEVLWCVVLCYVVVCCASLCYEVLWCVVLCYVVVCCASLCYEVLCYGVLYCAMLWCAVLRYVMRCYGVLYCAMLWCAVLRYVMLCYASLWSAMLWCAVLCYGMVCYVSVCYVILCYVMVYCAMLLCTVLYYSVMYCAMIWCTVLLWCTMLCYVVLYYVSVYYAMLYCAMLWCAVLWCTVLCYGVLCYGVLYYVSTVQQHSIHYVMVCCTMVYCTMLLCTVLCYGVLCYAMVYCTMLWCAVLCYGVLCYDKVYYTMLCYGVILCYVMLWCDTVLCYGVILCYVK is encoded by the exons ATGTTATGGTGTGTTGTACTGTGCTATGTTATGGTGTGCTGTGCTTGGCTATGTtatgaggtgttatggtgtgttgtacTGTGCTATGTTGTGGTGTGCTGTGCTTCGCTATGTTATGAG gtgttatggtgtgttgtacTGTGCTATGTTGTGGTGTGCTGTGCTTCGCTATGTTATGAG gtgttatggtgtgttgtacTGTGCTATGTTGTGGTGTGCTGTGCTTCGCTATGTTATGAG gtgttatggtgtgttgtacTGTGCTATGTTGTGGTGTGCTGTGCTTCGCTATGTtatgaggtgttatggtgtgttgtacTGTGCTATGTTGTGGTGTGCTGTGCTTCGCTATGTTATGAGGTGCTATGTTATGGTGTGTTGTACTGTGCTATGTTATGGTGTGCTGTGCTTCGCTATGTtatgaggtgttatggtgtgttgtacTGTGCTATGTTGTGGTGTGCTGTGCTTCGCTATGTTATGCTGTGCTATGCTAGTTTATGGTCTGCTATGTTATGGTGTGCTGTGCTATGTTATGGTATGGTATGCTATGTTAGTGTATGCTATGTTATACTGTGCTATGTTATGGTGTACTGTGCTATGTTATTGTGTACTGTGCTATATTATTCTGTGATGTACTGTGCTATGATATGGTGTACTGTACTATTATGGTGTACTATGCTATGTTATGTTGTGCTTTACTATGTTAGTGTATACTATGCTATGTTGTACTGTGCTATGTTATGGTGTGCTGTACTATGGTGTACTGTGCTATGTTATGGTGTGCTATGTTATGGTGTGCTATACTATGTTAGCACAGTACAACAGCATAGTATACACTATGTTATGGTGTGCTGTACTATGGTGTACTGTACTATGTTATTGTGTACTGTGCTGTGTTATGGTGTACTGTGCTATGCTATGGTGTACTGTACTATGTTGTGGTGTGCTGTGCTTTGCTATGGTGTACTGTGCTATGATAAGGTGTACTATACTATGCTGTGTTATGGTGTGATACTGTGCTATGTTATGTTATGGTGTGATACTGTGCTATGTTATGGTGTGATACTGTGCTATGTTAAATGA
- the LOC127918991 gene encoding keratin-associated protein 4-5-like isoform X16 — MLWCVVLCYVVVCCASLCYEVLWCVVLCYVVVCCASLCYEVLWCVVLCYVVVCCASLCYEVLCYGVLYCAMLWCAVLRYVMRCYGVLYCAMLWCAVLRYVMLCYASLWSAMLWCAVLCYGMVCYVSVCYVILCYVMVYCAMLLCTVLYYSVMYCAMIWCTVLLWCTMLCYVVLYYVSVYYAMLYCAMLWCAVLWCTVLCYGVLCYGVLYYVSTVQQHSIHYVMVCCTMVYCTMLLCTVLCYGVLCYAMVYCTMLWCAVLCYGVLCYDKVYYTMLCYGVILCYVMLWCDTVLCYGVILCYVK; from the exons ATGTTATGGTGTGTTGTACTGTGCTATGTTGTGGTGTGCTGTGCTTCGCTATGTtatgag gtgttatggtgtgttgtacTGTGCTATGTTGTGGTGTGCTGTGCTTCGCTATGTtatgaggtgttatggtgtgttgtacTGTGCTATGTTGTGGTGTGCTGTGCTTCGCTATGTTATGAGGTGCTATGTTATGGTGTGTTGTACTGTGCTATGTTATGGTGTGCTGTGCTTCGCTATGTtatgaggtgttatggtgtgttgtacTGTGCTATGTTGTGGTGTGCTGTGCTTCGCTATGTTATGCTGTGCTATGCTAGTTTATGGTCTGCTATGTTATGGTGTGCTGTGCTATGTTATGGTATGGTATGCTATGTTAGTGTATGCTATGTTATACTGTGCTATGTTATGGTGTACTGTGCTATGTTATTGTGTACTGTGCTATATTATTCTGTGATGTACTGTGCTATGATATGGTGTACTGTACTATTATGGTGTACTATGCTATGTTATGTTGTGCTTTACTATGTTAGTGTATACTATGCTATGTTGTACTGTGCTATGTTATGGTGTGCTGTACTATGGTGTACTGTGCTATGTTATGGTGTGCTATGTTATGGTGTGCTATACTATGTTAGCACAGTACAACAGCATAGTATACACTATGTTATGGTGTGCTGTACTATGGTGTACTGTACTATGTTATTGTGTACTGTGCTGTGTTATGGTGTACTGTGCTATGCTATGGTGTACTGTACTATGTTGTGGTGTGCTGTGCTTTGCTATGGTGTACTGTGCTATGATAAGGTGTACTATACTATGCTGTGTTATGGTGTGATACTGTGCTATGTTATGTTATGGTGTGATACTGTGCTATGTTATGGTGTGATACTGTGCTATGTTAAATGA